Part of the Labilibaculum antarcticum genome, TAATAAATATAAACGATCCTCTAATGAAACATTCATTTTCTTATATAGCTGATCTAGCTCCATCAAAACTCTGGCGTCAGTTTTATCCAATTCAAAAGCTTTTTCCATAGCTTCTCTCGCAGATTCAGGTTTGTTCTGTTTATTGTAATAAGCCAAAGCCAAATTGCGAAAAACTGTCGGGAAGGTTTGGTCTAGCTGACAACTCTTTTCCCAGCAAAATAAAGCTTCATTATACTGACGTGCTGCATACCATAAATTCCCTAAATAATAGTATGCACGAGCATCGGAGGGGTTTGCTTCAACTGCTTGCTGTAAAATAAGTAATTCCTCCAACTTGTTTGGAAAGCAATAATCTGCCGGCATTTGAGATGCAATCTTATAATTTTCAATAGATTCCTTAACACAACCGGCTTTTTGTAAATACCAGGCTTTGCTATACAAAGCCATTGGGTAAATTTCGGTTTTGCCTTGGGTATAAAGTGTTATAAAATCGCTTGCATTGGTATAGAGGCCACTCATGGCGTAATCGAGAGAAAATTCGATGTAGTTGTGTACATTATCACGCATTAATTCCTTTAGTTCGAACAAGATTGCAGTATCATTCAGAAGAAGGTATTTTTCGTAAAGTGCTCCAAAATTAAAGCGATCCATTTGTAGTGAATCTTCGATTAAATGCAGCGCCTCCTCTTTTTGTCCTACAATTCGCAGCAAACTTACTTTTAAGTGTCTTGCTTTTTGATTCACCCAGTTTTTCCACAAAGAGCGATCGATAAGTTCCAATGCCTTATGGTATTCTCCTTTTTCAGCAGCTATTTGAGCCAAATTAAAAAATGAACTGTCCTGAAAAGCGGCATTCCACGTGGCTTTGTAAAATTTGTCGTAAGCTTCGTTTGGTTTTCCTAACATTCGCAGACAGCAAGCCAAATTGTACAATGGTTCTCCATCATATGGATTGGGGTTTCGCTCGGTAAGTGTTTCGATGGCTTTTCTGAAATGTATTTCGGCTTTAGAAAACTGACCGCGACGCAAAAGCCATAAACCCATGGCGTTGTTGTTGCGTGCATCGCTTGGTGCCCGGCACAAGGCCTCCAAATAATAATCGGTTGGATCATAAGTTGCATGTCTGTATTGTTCCAGATGCAAGCCTCTTAAATAAAGTTGTTCGATTGATTCTATTTCCTTTGGTAATTTGGCGGGTTTTGCTGCTTCGGGCTTGTTTTCTTCGGCTTCTTCTACTTGCCAATCAACCAATAAATTCCCTTGATGATCTCGAACAGTCAGGGAACAATCTTCTCTGTTCACGCGTGCATCAAAGGATTGATCGAAGCTCATTTCCGGATATAAATCCAAGACTTGTTCCATAATCAATTTCCCTTTTTCCTCTAAGCGAATAATTGCCTGAGGATATAAAGCGGTTGTGTACACTCGAACACGTACTTTCCCGTCTTGTATCTCCAAATTAAGCATGGCCTCTTTCGTTGCATTTTTTAGCACGCCCAAATCGCGATAAGGCATAAAATATTGTTTAAAGCTTTTTTCTTCGTAGGCTTGCAACCAGGTAAAGTCGGGCTGATTGTCGGTATATACACCGCACATGAGTTCAATGTATGGGCCGTCTTCATCGGTTAGGTTTCTATCCCATGCTTGTCCAAAGTCACCATTTCCCCAGGTCCATTGCTTTTTACCAGGTGACACATGATGATCGGCCACATGTAGTAAGCCTCCCTTACTGTCATTTTCGTAACCTCCTACAAAGTTATATTTCGAGTTAATTGCCATATAACTGGTTGGAACGGGAATGTTCTTGTATTTAGAAATGTCTACACCTGCCGAGTAATCGACTTTATAGTAGGTGCCTTTTGCAATTGGAAAATCAGATACATCACGTTTTCCATGATCGAAAACTGCATTCACATCGGGAGGAAAGACGGATTGGTAATCGTCGTTTACCTTAACGGCAGGGTTTGCCCACCATAAGAAAGTTTGAGGGAAAGGCGTTCTATTAAACAGTTTCACCTTAATTTCCATGTAAGCCTTATCGGGATATAGGGTAAAACCAGCCATTCCCTTGGTGCGAAACATACGTTCCAATTCGCTGCACCAAACACTTACGCTTCCATCGACATTTTGCTCAATTAAAGAGTCTAAAGGATCGTAAGTGGAGGGTCGGTGGTGTTGTGGCCAGTTGAACTCAATCCCTCCTGATATCCAAGGACCAGTAAGACCAACCAAAGCCGGCTTAATTACTTGATTGTAATAAACAAAATGACGTTGCTTGATTTTATCGTATGCCATTTGTACACGTCCTCCTAACTCAGGAAGAATCATGATTTTCAAATATTTATTTTCCAGATAAATGGCATCCCATTCTTTATCTTCTTTTAGGTCTTCTATTTTTTCGATAACGGGGTAAGGATAAACTGATCCGCTACTTCCCTGATAAACCCGTTTCTCCAAAAATATTGGATTCTTCTCTGGTTTTCCAATCCCATAGGTAGGAATCACTACTTTTTCTTTCCAGGCTTTTACTGTATTTTCCATACATCTTTATTTTATCAGCAAGAAATTTCTCTTGCCAATTTTCACTCTTTTTTATTTACATTCAAACGCAACAATCCTTACCATTCACCAACAGATGCATTCAAACTACTGTTGGTGAATTTTAATTTTTCTTCTACACAATCTAATTCTTAGTAATATAAGCAATGGCACTAATCATGAGATTGCCACCTCTTGTGCATTTTGCTTTTAGTATCAGTTTTCCGTCGTTGGAGTCTTCCCGCATTACATTCAGCTTCACCCATTCTCCCTCTTTACTATGAGCTCCTAAAATATAATCACGTCCTTCAAAATTGAGAACACCTTTTCTTCCCTGGTTGTTCCAATCATGAAAAAACACATAAAATTCTCCTTTAATTCCTTCCGGCGTCTTTATCAAAATCTCCAGCTCGCTACCTACCCAACAAGAGCTTTGTTCATCTTTATACGAGTTTCCTTTTTCAATTTTATAATCTACTTTATTCGCAATTACTACCTGATCGGTTTCTTTTGCCCATGATGAATTACCATTTTTTTTCATCTTGGCTGCTGATTTCACGTAGAGTATCGCCTCTTCGAATCCTTTGGGTGCTAACGAAGTTGCGAGCTCGAACTTTTTAAATTTCTCAGTTAAAAAAGGTCTGTCAAGCTCTAAATTTGGATGAAACAGATCACTCTTCATGTAATTTAGCAAGCTATACTTTAATTGGCGTACCTCTGGAAATTGAGTTCTGCTTTCAGAAAGATCGTAACCGCAAACCAATAATTTCCCTTTGCCATATTTTAATTCAAATATAGATCCCAATTTATGGTTGTAATGAAAATCGCCTACAGGCTGAGCAATTGACTTATAGTCTTCTGGGAAAGAATCCAGAGCAAAGCCATGAGCTCCTTTGCAAATGTTCCACCATTGCCAATCATTGTAATTTTCTGTTGGAAAATCGGCAAAAGCCGGATGTTTATCCTGTACAATTAAACCTAAAGTTTCGATGCTTTGACCCGGGAAGAAAGATGCTGACCAATATAAAGGTTTCCATGCTGCAAACTTTGTATTAGCAGGATCTCCGCATTGATGAGCCAACAGCAGAACTTTTCCTCCTTGTTCCAACTTATTAAAAGCTTCGGAATTTAAACTTTCGGTAATTAAAATGTCATCCTGCTTCAAGTCCAATTGTTTTGGATAAATCCAGATGTGCCAGGCATTCACAAATTCGGTACCTTGAACACTTAGTTGCAATGTGTATTGGGAAGCTTTCTTTACGTCGGGTAATTTTACTTCCAGAACGCCAACTTTTAATAATGTTCCCTTCTGATAATCAGCAGCAGAAAAGACACCTTCAAGTAATTCTTCTTCAATATCCGAAACCAAACTCCATCTAATGCTTTGATTATTTAAATCGGCTTCACCAAAATGATGTAGTAAAACTTCTGATTTTAATGAGTCTCCTCCCCAAAAAGTATAGGACGGTAATTTTACCAAAGGAACAATGGTATTGCTAAATTGGCGAAACTCTTCGGGGGTAACAATTCCTTTCGAATCGTAAAAACAATCCAACCACCCAATTAAAGCTTCTCCTTGTCCCTGATAATCCTGCATACTCAACAACTGAATTCCCGCACAAGAAGGGGTGCGCATAAAGGATTCTATTTCATCTTTGTACAACAAAACAGAAAGTTTACCCGAAGCTTGATGCAGCTCCTTGTCCTGAGAAAAAACACCATTCTTTTTAGCCTGTTCTCTAAAACCTTCTAAATTTCGGGCACGAAGCACACCAGTATATTTGTCAATTTCTTTCCATTCAGGATAAACCGGCCACTGACCAATTTCATGGGCAATTACAGGAACAGGTGTTTGTCCGTAGTTTTTCTCATAATCCCAATTGTTGTTGTTGGTCATGTGCTGACGTACTCCTCCAATGCCAGGGTAACTATGGGTTGCTGAGTATTCACAATTTGGGGTTACCGTTCGGGCTGTAGAGGCTGCATACAAACGACGTGAGTCTTTTTCTTTTGCCTGACGCATCCATTCACCCATTACATCAAAATCGGAGTTTCCTAACTCATTTCCAATGCAAAACAGAATGAAAGACGGGTGATTCCCATAGGTGTCGAGAACACGATTAATTTCCGCTTTTACAAATTCTGATGCGTCGGGGTTATCTGGTCCTAACCCTTTAGGTTCACCTTGTGTGTACATTTCGGGTCTGTCTTTCGACTCTTCTTTACTTAAAGCCATCCACCAATCGATCCATGTTGAAGCTTCTGCCTGAATATATATTCCTAACTCATCGGCTGCTGTAAAAGCCGCTTCGGGCGGACACCATGAATGAAAACGAACGTGATTTAATCCATACTCTTTATAAATTCGGAAAATACGCTTCCATCCTTCTACATCCATGCTTGGATAACCTGTTAATGGAAAATGAACACAATCCAGATTTCCTCGTAAAAAAACAGATTCGCCGTTTATTAAAACATGACTTTTGGATGCTGAAACCTTACTAAAACCAAAATTTGTTTCGTAAGTATCAACAGATTCTCCATCTTTCAAAGTTGCCTCCAATCGATAAATAGCCGGGTTGAATTCGTTCCACAGTTTGATCTTGTTAGTAATGGGAATAACAACTTGTTGCTGCATATCTGTTACTGACACCAAGCTTTCAACAAGCAGCTTATTATTTGATGTATCGAACACTTTTACTTCAAGAGAAGTAGTTAATCCTCCCGTTTTTGAAAGCTTCACATCAAGTTCAAGTTGATTGTTTTCTGCATAGGGAAAAGTACGAATACTCTCAATATTAAGATCGTTGCGGGCTTGTAACTCTATTTTACCTACAACTCCATTCCATATGGATTGAGTGTACTCTCCGTAAGCATGTCCCTTATCGCCCATATTGCGAATGAGGCTATTGTCAATTCGCAATGTTAAACGGTGTTTTCCTTCTTTAAGAACTCCTAAATGATGCACGTGAGGCGTTGCTAAAGCATCTTTTGTGCTTAACTCTTTGCCATCAACATAAATTTTAGACTGCCACAGTACGCGTTCTAACAATAGAGTAATTTCCTTATCTTTCCATTCCTCTGGAATCTCTATTTCGCGCTGATACCATGCTGCACCAATATATTTATGTACTCGGGTTAAAATCCCATAGTCAGATCCACTTGTTTTCTCACCATACCCAG contains:
- a CDS encoding DUF5107 domain-containing protein → MENTVKAWKEKVVIPTYGIGKPEKNPIFLEKRVYQGSSGSVYPYPVIEKIEDLKEDKEWDAIYLENKYLKIMILPELGGRVQMAYDKIKQRHFVYYNQVIKPALVGLTGPWISGGIEFNWPQHHRPSTYDPLDSLIEQNVDGSVSVWCSELERMFRTKGMAGFTLYPDKAYMEIKVKLFNRTPFPQTFLWWANPAVKVNDDYQSVFPPDVNAVFDHGKRDVSDFPIAKGTYYKVDYSAGVDISKYKNIPVPTSYMAINSKYNFVGGYENDSKGGLLHVADHHVSPGKKQWTWGNGDFGQAWDRNLTDEDGPYIELMCGVYTDNQPDFTWLQAYEEKSFKQYFMPYRDLGVLKNATKEAMLNLEIQDGKVRVRVYTTALYPQAIIRLEEKGKLIMEQVLDLYPEMSFDQSFDARVNREDCSLTVRDHQGNLLVDWQVEEAEENKPEAAKPAKLPKEIESIEQLYLRGLHLEQYRHATYDPTDYYLEALCRAPSDARNNNAMGLWLLRRGQFSKAEIHFRKAIETLTERNPNPYDGEPLYNLACCLRMLGKPNEAYDKFYKATWNAAFQDSSFFNLAQIAAEKGEYHKALELIDRSLWKNWVNQKARHLKVSLLRIVGQKEEALHLIEDSLQMDRFNFGALYEKYLLLNDTAILFELKELMRDNVHNYIEFSLDYAMSGLYTNASDFITLYTQGKTEIYPMALYSKAWYLQKAGCVKESIENYKIASQMPADYCFPNKLEELLILQQAVEANPSDARAYYYLGNLWYAARQYNEALFCWEKSCQLDQTFPTVFRNLALAYYNKQNKPESAREAMEKAFELDKTDARVLMELDQLYKKMNVSLEDRLYLLENYPEQVDFRDDLYLEKLNLYNLKGEEEKALELIMRRKFHPWEGGEGKVTGQYLYSHIEIAKKLIEEKQYIDAIKYLKATESYPHNLGEGKLIGALENDIHYWMANAYEGLGDLKLANKYWEKASEGDAVPAAVMYYNDQSPDKIFYQGMALRKLNREEEATSRFQNLLEYGLKNKEIPFKMDYFAVSLPDLLIFEEDLQKRHKLFCIYLIGLGQLGLGNITKAKDAFNAVLAEDNWHIGSIIHRKFI
- a CDS encoding sugar-binding domain-containing protein, whose translation is MKRLNLLLIIFMCLLGACAPIQKSQVDLSGEWAFQLDPENVGVQQSWFNQDLKDQIKLPGTTDEAGYGEKTSGSDYGILTRVHKYIGAAWYQREIEIPEEWKDKEITLLLERVLWQSKIYVDGKELSTKDALATPHVHHLGVLKEGKHRLTLRIDNSLIRNMGDKGHAYGEYTQSIWNGVVGKIELQARNDLNIESIRTFPYAENNQLELDVKLSKTGGLTTSLEVKVFDTSNNKLLVESLVSVTDMQQQVVIPITNKIKLWNEFNPAIYRLEATLKDGESVDTYETNFGFSKVSASKSHVLINGESVFLRGNLDCVHFPLTGYPSMDVEGWKRIFRIYKEYGLNHVRFHSWCPPEAAFTAADELGIYIQAEASTWIDWWMALSKEESKDRPEMYTQGEPKGLGPDNPDASEFVKAEINRVLDTYGNHPSFILFCIGNELGNSDFDVMGEWMRQAKEKDSRRLYAASTARTVTPNCEYSATHSYPGIGGVRQHMTNNNNWDYEKNYGQTPVPVIAHEIGQWPVYPEWKEIDKYTGVLRARNLEGFREQAKKNGVFSQDKELHQASGKLSVLLYKDEIESFMRTPSCAGIQLLSMQDYQGQGEALIGWLDCFYDSKGIVTPEEFRQFSNTIVPLVKLPSYTFWGGDSLKSEVLLHHFGEADLNNQSIRWSLVSDIEEELLEGVFSAADYQKGTLLKVGVLEVKLPDVKKASQYTLQLSVQGTEFVNAWHIWIYPKQLDLKQDDILITESLNSEAFNKLEQGGKVLLLAHQCGDPANTKFAAWKPLYWSASFFPGQSIETLGLIVQDKHPAFADFPTENYNDWQWWNICKGAHGFALDSFPEDYKSIAQPVGDFHYNHKLGSIFELKYGKGKLLVCGYDLSESRTQFPEVRQLKYSLLNYMKSDLFHPNLELDRPFLTEKFKKFELATSLAPKGFEEAILYVKSAAKMKKNGNSSWAKETDQVVIANKVDYKIEKGNSYKDEQSSCWVGSELEILIKTPEGIKGEFYVFFHDWNNQGRKGVLNFEGRDYILGAHSKEGEWVKLNVMREDSNDGKLILKAKCTRGGNLMISAIAYITKN